A window of Alphaproteobacteria bacterium genomic DNA:
ACGAATAAACGGGGGCAAAGTGGCTACCGCGAAATTGCACATCAACCTCACTCAGGGGCTGATCGAGGCCGAAGGTGACGAAACTTTCGTCCGAGTGGTTTACGACGACTTTAAGGAGCGGCTCAGGGCCCAGCCAGCAAAGCAACAGACGCTGCACGCTGCGAATAAAGAAGGCGAGCAACCGAATGCTCAGGACACTGCGCGGCGGCCGAAGGCTCGGCGCAGGGCGGCCGCACCGAAGACTTCAACTCGTGGCGAGGCAGAACCCAAAGGCAGTGCCGGCGGCATGACTAGTTATGAGCCGCGCCGCTTGCCTGATCTAGACCTTTCACATTTGGCCGACTTCGTTAAGTCGTTCACGTTCAAGGGCAACCCTGAGCGTTATGTGGTGTACACGCAGTTCCTTAAGGAAAAGCTCCAGATCGAACCGTGCACGATCGACCACCTCTACTCTTGCTTTGACGAAATGAAGGACACACTTCCCACAAATATGGGGCAAAACCTAGTCGACACTCGCTTACGCAATTCGTTCCTGAAGTTTACGACACCGCAAGACATCCAACTCACAGTCACCGGGATCAACCACTATAACAAGATGCTTAGGGCAGCAAGTAAGTGAGCGCCGACCGCTTTTACGAGTCAATTCCCAAGAGCTATCACGGGCAGGATCGAGGCACCGTCACGTATTTCGTGTACTATCTCACGGAGGAGAAGGGGCAAAAGGCGGCCACGGCTAAGTCCTTGAAGCAGTGCTTCATGGACTGTCATCTCCCTGTGCCCGGACGGATTGCGCAGTACCTCTCAGAAGGGCTTACGAGCAACCCTGTCCTCTTCGTTAAGGTTCCAGAAGGGTATCGCCTGGAGCGAAACCGTAGGAGGATCATCGCATCATCGCTGGGCGTCCGTAAGGAAGTCGTGCAGACGAGCAGCACGCTTCGCGCGCTTGAGAGCGACATTACCGATCCGCAGACCAAGGACTTCCTTAAGGAAGCAATCGACTGCTACGAGGCAGGCGCCAACAGAGCGGCTGTCATCATGACGTGGGTACTCGCGTTCGATCACTTCCTGAATTGGCTCTTCTCGAACAAGCTTACCGAGTTCAATCGGCAACTTGCGGCAAAGGCCGGGATGAGCAAGGCCAAGACCGTTGCTAAGATCGAGGATTTCGAAGAAATAAACGAGGACCACATCATTACGACGTGTCGATCGGCAACTATCATCACGGCTGGGGTTCAGAAGACACTTAAGCAGAGCCTCGACATACGAAACTCCGCCGCCCATCCGTCTGACGTGAAGATCGGACCAGCTAAGACGGTTGCGACGATTGAGGATCTCGTGGAGAACATCCTCAAAAAGTACTAACGTCAAGGGTGCCAACATGGCGCAAGCCTGCCGCCAAATCCGCGGGCCTAGCTCTTCGCGTACGGATTCTTCGGCTTGCGCATCACGATCCGGATCGGCGTCCCCGGCAGATCAAAATCCTCGCGCAGCCTGTTCACCAGATACCGCTCATACGACTCCGGCAGGTCCGCCGGCTTGCTCACGAACAGCGCAAACGTCGGCGGGCGCGACTTCACCTGCGAGCCGTAGCGCAGCTTGATGCGCCGGCCGTCGACCAGCGGCGGCGGGTTGCGCTCGACCATCTCGCCGAGCCAGCGGTTGAACAGCGGCGTCGGCACGCGGCTGTTCCACGCCTTGTGCAGCTTCGCCACGGCGGGCATCAGCTTGTCGACGCCGCGGCCGGTGCGCGCCGAGAAGCCGACGATCGGCAGGCCCTTGACCTGCGCCAGCGAAGCCTGCAGGCGGTCGGTGAGCTTCTTCCACTGCTCGTTGCGCGCCTTGTCGGTGGCGCCCAGCAGGTCGGTCTTGTTGACCGCCAGCACCAGCCCGCGGCCCTCCTCGATGACGTGACGCGCGATGGTGAGGTCCTGCTTCTCCATCATCTGCTGCGCGTCGAGCACCAGGATCACGACCTCGGCGAAGCGGATCGCCTCCTCGGTGCTCTTCGCCGACAGCGCCTCGAGACGCTGGCTGACATTGGCGCGCCGGCGCAGGCCGGCGGTGTCGATCAGGCGGATCGGCCTGCCCTCGTGCATCCATTCGACCGCGATGGCGTCGCGCGTCGTGCCCGCCTCCGGCCCGGTCAGCACGCGCTCATCGCCCAGCAGGCGGTTCAGCAGGGTCGACTTGCCGACATTGGGCCGGCCGACGATGGCGAGCTGGATCGGGCGCGACGGGTCGGGGCCGCTGTCCTCGACGTCCTCCGCCGCGTCGTCGGGCGCCTCGTCCTCGAACGGCGCATCCTCCTCGGGCTGCGGTTCCGGCAGCTTGCCCAGCACGCGGTCGAGCGCATGGGCGATGTCGCCGATGCCGATGCCGTGCTCGGCCGAGACCGGCACCGGATCGCCCAGGCCCAGCGCATGGGCTTCCGCAATGCCGGGATCGGCGGCGGCGCTCTCGGCCTTGTTGGCGATGACGATGGTCTTGCGCGCGTGGCGGCGCAGCCACTGGGCGAAGGCGCGATCGAGCGGGGTCAGCCCGGCGCGCGCGTCGATCACGAGGAGCACGGCGTCGGCTTCGCTGACGGCGCGTTCGCTCTGCTTGCGCATGCCGGCCTCGAGCCGATCGCCCACCGCCTCCTCCCAGCCGGCGGTGTCGGTGAGGACGACCTCGCGGCGGCCGATGGTGGCGTTGGCTTCACGGCGGTCGCGCGTCGTGCCCGGCTCGTCGGCGACGATCGCCATGCGCCGCCCGGCCAGCCGGTTGAACAAGGTCGACTTGCCGACATTGGGCCGGCCGACCAGGGCGATGCGGGGGCGGGTCATCGCATGGTGCCTTTCCTTCTCCCCGCGCAGGCGGGGAGAAGGTGCCGAGCGCCAGCGAGGCGGATGAGGGGCTTCTCGCGCAACATCACTAACCTGTGTCGTGGCGGCACCGCGAAGCCCCTCATCCGCCCTTCGGGCACCTTCTCCCCGCCTGCGCGGGGAGAAGGAGAATCAGCGCAGCGCGATCAGGCGTCCCGAATCGGTCAGCACGTAGATCGTGCGGTCGGCGATCACCGGCGCCAGCAGCACCGGCGAGCCGACCGAGACCTTGCCGATCGGCTGGCCGTCATAGGGGGAGATCGCCAGCAAATCGCCGGTGCCGCCGCCGATCAGCAGGCGGTCGCCGGCCAGCACCGGGCCGACCCAGATCGCGGTCTGCCGGCGCTTGGCGTCGCTGTAGAGCGTCAGCGGCGTGACCCAGCGCACCCTGCCGTCCTCGCGGTCGAGGCAGACGATCTCGTTGTTGCCGCTGATGACGAAGACGTAGCGGCCGGCGACCCACGGGGTGCCCGAGCCGGCGATCGGCTTGTCCCAGATGCGCGCGCCGGAATGCAGCTCGAAGGCGCCAACCTGGCCGGCCGAGCCGATCGCCAGCACCCGGCCGCGGTCGATCACCGGGCGGCCGCGGATGTCCGACAGCGCCGCCAGCGACTGCGCGCCGCCGCGGCGCTGGGCGATCAGGCTCTCGTTCCACAGCTGGCGGCCGCTGTCGAGGCGCAGCGCCACCAGCTCGCCCGAGCTGAAGGGGGCGATGACGTAATCCTGCGAGGCCGAGGGGCTGGGGCCGGAGAGGAAGCCGGCGTTCTCCTGCAGGCCGGCGAACTCCCACAGCTCCGCCCCGTCGATGGCGGCCAGCGCATGCAGCTTGTTGTCGACGCTGATGGCGAAGACGCGGTCGGCGAACACGGTGGGCGCGCCGCGCACCGGGGCGCTCACCGCGCGGCGCCAGATCTCGGCGCCGTCCTCGGGGTTCAGCGAGATCACCTCGGCGAAGCCCGTGGTGACGAACAGGCGGTTGCCGTAGAAGGCCAGGCCGCCGCCGAACTCGTCGTCGTCGCGGCCGCCCGTGCTCTTGAGCGTGACGCGCCACAGCTGCTTGCCGGTGGCGGCGTCGTAGGCGCTGACCGTGGCCTGCGCGTCCTTCACGAAGACGCGGCCATTGGCGACCACCGGCGGGGTCAGCAGGTGGCGGTCCGAGCCCGAGCCGGCGCCGACATCGACGCTCCACGCCACCTGCGGCGCGTCGCCGATCTCGAGGTGGTGCATGGCGAAATTGGCGAAGCCGCCGGATTGCGGCCAGGAATCGTTGACCGCCGGGCGCGGCAGGGTGATGTCGCCGGCGGCGTCGACCTTGACCTCGTCGTCGCCCTGCAGGACGGAGACGCGGTCGCCCGGCAGCGGCGGCTTGCTCTTGGCGAAGACGTCGCTGATCGTGTCGCAGGCCGACAGCGCCGGCAGCAGGGCGCAGAGCGCGAGGAGCTGTCTCATTTGCCGGCCGGCTCGGCGCCGAGCGCGCTCAACAGCTCGCCCGCCCGCTGGCGCAGGCCCTGGCTGGCGGCGGAGTCGTCGCGCAGCTCGGTCAGCAGGGCGCGGGCCTTGGACGGGTCGTCCTGCTTGAGCGCCACGGCGGCCAGCAGCTCCAGCGCGATCGGCCGCCACGGCCGGTCCTTGCCGAGAAGTGGCTGCAGTTCAGATGCAAGATCTTCCGGCCTGGCGCTGTCGAAGGCCTGCATGGCCTTGAGCAGGGTGGCGAGCTCGCGGCTGTCGGCGTCGTGGGCGGCCTGCACCGCCGCCTGGTAGGCGGCGGCCGCGCCCTCCCTGTCGCCGGCCTCGGCCTTCAGCCGGGCGATGCGCAGGCGGGCCAGCCCGTCATAGGGCGCCACGCCCCGGCCGGCGACCTGCTCCAGCGCCGCGATGGCGCCGGGCTTGTCGGTCTGGGCCTGGGCCAGCGCCGCGCCGAAGGCGTCGCCGGCCTGGGCGCGCTGGCTGGCCTGGTACCAGTTCCAGCCGTTCCACGCGGCCACGGCCACGATCAGCAGCACGCCGGCGGCGATCACCGCCGAGCCCCAGCGCCGCCACCATTCCTTGGCGCGGTCCTCGCGCAGGGCTTCGTCGACTTCCTGGAAGATATCCGACACGCCGTTACCCGCGTTCTGGATGGGATCGGGGCGGGCGTTCTAGCCGGCCGGCGCCCGCGCGGGAAGCCTTTACCACGGCCCGGCTTTTTGCGACATTTTTCCTGAACGATGGACAATCTCCTGCGATTGCCCGACAGCCGTGCCAAGCGGCGTGTCGTCACCTTCGACCGGCGCGAGCTGCGCCAGCTTCTCGGCCTGTACAGCGCCCGGGTGGTGACCGGCGAATGGCGCGACTACGCCATCGATTTCCGCCCCGGCATGGCGCTGTTCTCGATCTTCCGCCACACCGCCGAGCAGCCGCTGTTCGCCATCGCCAAGGTCGCCGGCCAGCCCTGGACGGTCTATGCCGGCCCGCGCCGGCTGGCCCAGGGCGAGGACCTCGGCGAGGTGCTGAGCGTCTTCGACCGCAAGCTCAGGGTGTTCATCGGCGGCTGAGCGCCAGGCCGGCCAGCAGGCGGCGCCAGGCGGCGACCTCGCGCGCCGGGGCGAACAGCGCCGCGCGGCGCGCCAGCGCCCGCCCGAGCCGCGCCACGAACCTCGGCTCGCCCTCGACGCGCCGCAGCAGGCGGGCCAGCGCCGCCGTGTCGCCGACCGGGAAGTAGCCGGGATAGCCGGCGCCCAGCAGGCCGACATTGCCGTCCATGCGCGAGGCCAGGATCGGCACGCCGGCCACCGCCGCCTCGGAGATCACGTTGGCGCCGCCCTCGCTCAGCGAGGCGATCACCATGGCGTGGCTGCGCGCCAGCAGCCGGCGCACGGCGGCGGCCGGCACGTCGCCGCGCCACAGGTAGCGCGGGTTGGCCGCCATCTCGGCGCGCGCCCGCCGGGCCCATTGCGGCGTATAGGCGGCGCCGACCTGCTCGATGCGCACCCGGCTGGCCGCCGGCAGCAGCCGCGCCGCCGCGGCCGCGCGCAGCGGATCCTTCACATCGCGCAGATGGCCGATCACCGACACCACCACGGCACGCGGGCTGGGCCCGCGCGGCTGCGTAAGCGGCGTCGCCGACTGGTGGATGACGCTCAGCCGCGCCCGCAGCCGCGCCGGCACCACGCGCCAGGCGAGGTCGTTCAGCGCCACCAGGCGATCGGCCTGCTCCATCGCGCGCAGGGTGGTGGCCGGATCGGACTCGAGATACTGGTAGATGTCGGTGCCGCTCAGCTGCAGCACCACCGGCCGCTCCGGCCAGGCCGCCTTGAAATGCGCGATCGAGCCGGCGCTGCGCCAGGCATGCACGGCGACCATGAGATCGG
This region includes:
- the der gene encoding ribosome biogenesis GTPase Der, with amino-acid sequence MTRPRIALVGRPNVGKSTLFNRLAGRRMAIVADEPGTTRDRREANATIGRREVVLTDTAGWEEAVGDRLEAGMRKQSERAVSEADAVLLVIDARAGLTPLDRAFAQWLRRHARKTIVIANKAESAAADPGIAEAHALGLGDPVPVSAEHGIGIGDIAHALDRVLGKLPEPQPEEDAPFEDEAPDDAAEDVEDSGPDPSRPIQLAIVGRPNVGKSTLLNRLLGDERVLTGPEAGTTRDAIAVEWMHEGRPIRLIDTAGLRRRANVSQRLEALSAKSTEEAIRFAEVVILVLDAQQMMEKQDLTIARHVIEEGRGLVLAVNKTDLLGATDKARNEQWKKLTDRLQASLAQVKGLPIVGFSARTGRGVDKLMPAVAKLHKAWNSRVPTPLFNRWLGEMVERNPPPLVDGRRIKLRYGSQVKSRPPTFALFVSKPADLPESYERYLVNRLREDFDLPGTPIRIVMRKPKNPYAKS
- a CDS encoding PQQ-binding-like beta-propeller repeat protein: MRQLLALCALLPALSACDTISDVFAKSKPPLPGDRVSVLQGDDEVKVDAAGDITLPRPAVNDSWPQSGGFANFAMHHLEIGDAPQVAWSVDVGAGSGSDRHLLTPPVVANGRVFVKDAQATVSAYDAATGKQLWRVTLKSTGGRDDDEFGGGLAFYGNRLFVTTGFAEVISLNPEDGAEIWRRAVSAPVRGAPTVFADRVFAISVDNKLHALAAIDGAELWEFAGLQENAGFLSGPSPSASQDYVIAPFSSGELVALRLDSGRQLWNESLIAQRRGGAQSLAALSDIRGRPVIDRGRVLAIGSAGQVGAFELHSGARIWDKPIAGSGTPWVAGRYVFVISGNNEIVCLDREDGRVRWVTPLTLYSDAKRRQTAIWVGPVLAGDRLLIGGGTGDLLAISPYDGQPIGKVSVGSPVLLAPVIADRTIYVLTDSGRLIALR
- a CDS encoding tetratricopeptide repeat protein gives rise to the protein MSDIFQEVDEALREDRAKEWWRRWGSAVIAAGVLLIVAVAAWNGWNWYQASQRAQAGDAFGAALAQAQTDKPGAIAALEQVAGRGVAPYDGLARLRIARLKAEAGDREGAAAAYQAAVQAAHDADSRELATLLKAMQAFDSARPEDLASELQPLLGKDRPWRPIALELLAAVALKQDDPSKARALLTELRDDSAASQGLRQRAGELLSALGAEPAGK
- a CDS encoding DUF2794 domain-containing protein, which translates into the protein MDNLLRLPDSRAKRRVVTFDRRELRQLLGLYSARVVTGEWRDYAIDFRPGMALFSIFRHTAEQPLFAIAKVAGQPWTVYAGPRRLAQGEDLGEVLSVFDRKLRVFIGG
- a CDS encoding TIGR04348 family glycosyltransferase; its protein translation is MRIVLITPRAPTSRSGNRVAATRWARILRRLGHRVCVAAEYDGRPADLMVAVHAWRSAGSIAHFKAAWPERPVVLQLSGTDIYQYLESDPATTLRAMEQADRLVALNDLAWRVVPARLRARLSVIHQSATPLTQPRGPSPRAVVVSVIGHLRDVKDPLRAAAAARLLPAASRVRIEQVGAAYTPQWARRARAEMAANPRYLWRGDVPAAAVRRLLARSHAMVIASLSEGGANVISEAAVAGVPILASRMDGNVGLLGAGYPGYFPVGDTAALARLLRRVEGEPRFVARLGRALARRAALFAPAREVAAWRRLLAGLALSRR